The genomic region AGCACCGGTCCCCAAGGTCACAGcccaggaggaggtggggccCATCTCCCGCACAAACAGCCTGGCCTCGGGCATATAAGCCAGAGCCGCCCAGCCCCTCCCGCAGCCAAGATGCGGGCTCTGCTGCTCCGGCTACTGGCCCTGGTCCTGTGGGTGACGGGGTCCCCGCGGGGAGCCAGGGCCCCTGCCTTGCCCGGAGAGCCAGGCATGGGCACGGAGGGGCTCATCTTCCACCAAGACTGGGACTGGCCGCCAGGGAGCCCACAAGACCCCCTGTGCCTGGTGACCCTGGACCAGAGCGGCAACAGGAGTGGCGCCCCGCTTCGGGTGGTGGGGGTGCTGAGAAGCTACGAGCACGCCTTCCTCGAAGCTGTGCAGCGGGCACACTGGGGTCCCCGCGACCTGGCCACGTTCGGGGTCTGCACCGCCAGCGCGGGGCAGCCGGCACTGCTCCCTCTGCAGCAGCTGCAGGCCTGGCTGGGGGAGCCCGGGGGGCGGCGGCTGGCGGTGCTGCACCTGGAGGAAGGTATGTGGGGGGCTGTGACCTGCTGCTGAGCGGAGGATCTGCCCCTGGTCCCCTGGAAAGGAGATGTCCAcaccagacccctccccagcttccccCATGGCCCAGAGGCGGGTGCGCTTGGGCTCCTGTGGAGGCTCTAAATCCCCAAAGCTGGGCTCCCGGACCTGCCCCTTCCCGCCCTTCCCAGGGAAGGAGCCCAACGGAGGGGCTGGTCCAGCCAAGGCGGCCCTGGTGTGAGAGCTGGCCTGTCCCCGGGAGCCACTGGAGGAATGGGCTGCCCCCAATGAGAACCCCAGGCGGAGaccccagggagcccagcatgagCGGCctcaccactccccaccccccgccgctcaTTCCTCTGGGCGACCCGTGCTGGGGTGTCAGACCTCTCCCACCAGGTCCCCAAGGCTCCCAGTTGGGCCAGGGGCTCTCCCTGCAGGAATGCAGGGTGGGTGCGGGAAGGGGGCTGGCTCCAGGGCCTCAGGTGTCGTCCCCTCCCTGTCCGTCCTGGCCACAGTGAGATGGGAGCCCGTGGTCACACTGAAGTTCCAGGCGCCCCCACCCGGAGGAGCCGGTCCCCTGGAGCTGGCGCTGCTGGTGCTGTACCCCGGGCCTGGTCCGGAGGTCACTGTCACGGGGACCGGGCTGCCAGGCACCCAGGTACCAGGGCACCCAATGGGGCAGTTCCTGGGCCTCCAGGAGCCCTCGCCCAGCAGAGGAGAGGGTATGGAGGTGGTGGattcgttgtttttttttttaaagattttatttacttgtttattggggagagaaggagaagcaggctccccgcggggcAGGTAGtgggatgcggggctccatgctgggaccctgggatcatgacctgagccgaaggcagacgcttcaccaatgGAGCCCCCCGGGCATCTCGGGAATGGGGTTTTTAACCGCGCGGAACAAGGTTCCGAGTGTCCTGGGTGGGCAGCGGGCACCCTCGCCGCAGCCAACTGGGCTAGGTCTCCCATCTCCACAGAACCTTTGTTGGGCCCGGGACACGCGCTACCTGCTGCTGGCCGTGGAGCTCCCAGCGGGGGCCTGGCACAGCCCTGGGGTCACCCTGACCCTGCAACCCCAAGGAGATGGTAGGCTCTCAAAGACGGGGAGCTGGCAAGGGTGGGCTGCCCTAGTTCCTCAAACGCTGAGCCGCCCGGGGGTCGCGCccttccaggtgcccccctgAGCACCGCCCAGCTGCAGGAGCTGCTGCTCGGCCCCGACCCCCGCTGCTTCACGCGGAAGACCCCGGCCCTGCTCCTGCTGCCTCTGCCCGGGCCCACTCCAGTGCCCGCGAGAGGCCTCCTGGACCAAGTGCCCTTCCCGCCACCCAGGTGTGTGCAGGtccagcggggggggggggggggggtgcgaaCGGGAAGAACCTCGCCCCTGCTCACGCCTCCCAGCTCCGCCTTCCAGGCCCTCTCAGGAGCAGGAGCCCGAGGAGCCGCCGCCCAGCGCAGACCCCTTCCTGGAGACGCTCACGCGCCTGGTGCGCGCCCTGCGGGGGCCGCCAACCCAAGCCTCGCCGCCGCGCCTGGCCCTGGACCCGGGCGCGCTGGCCGGCTTCCCGCAGGGCCTCGTCAACCTGTCGGACCCCGCGACCCAGGAGCGCCTGCTCGACGGCGAGGAGccgctgctcctgctgctgccgcctcccgccacggccacggccacggccacggccacggccacggcTGGGGACGCCGCGCCGCTTAGGAGCCCCGAGTCCGGGCCCTGGGCCGCGGGCCTAGCGCACCGTGTGGCCGCCGAGCTCCGGGCCGCGGCTGCCGAGCTGCGCGGGCTCCCGGGCCTGCCCCCCGCCGCCACGCCGCTGCTGGAGCGCCTGCTCGCGCTGTGCCCCGGGGCCCCGGGGGGTTCGGGCGGCCCCGGCGGCCCGGGCGGCCCGCTGCGCGCGCTGCTGCTGCTCAAAGCGCTGCAGGGTCTGCGCGCCGAGTGGCGGGGGCGCGAGCGGAGCGGGGCGCCGCGGGCACAGCGCAGCGCGGGGGCCGCGGCGGCGGACGGGCCGTGCGCGCTGCGCGAGTTGAGCGTGGACCTGCGCGCCGAGCGCTCCGTGCTCATCCCCGAGACGTACCAGGCCAACAACTGCCAGGGCGCGTGCGGCTGGCCGCAGTCCGACCGCAACCCGCGCTACGGCAACCACGTGGTGCTGCTGCTGAAGATGCAGGCCCGCGGCGCCGCCCTGGCGCGCCCGCCCTGCTGCGTGCCCACCGCCTACGCCGGCAAGCTGCTCATCGGCCTGTCCGAGGAGCGCATCAGCGCGCACCACGTGCCCAACATGGTGGCCACGGAGTGCGGCTGCCGGTGACCCCCAGGCGGCCCCGCGGCGCCCGCCCGTGTCTGTCCAGACCCCCGTCCCCCACAATAAAGACCAGCGAGGACCAGCTGGTGTGTACGTGCGCGTGGGCACAGGCGGGGGCTCCTCCTGGCCGCTCTCCCCCAGCGCGGACGCAAGCGTCATCCCCGGTGCCCCCGGCCTCcactcccgcccccgccccggccccccaccccccgctggaGGGCCTCCCTTCTCGGCCCTTCAGGCCAAAGGAGCCAGCGACCCTGGGGCTGCAGCTTTCAATTTATTTCGCTGAACCTCGGGGCCACGCACGGCGAGGGGGCCGGTTCCGAGTAttgggtcccaggacccaggcctgGCTCAGTCCCGCCCCTTGCCCGCGCGGTGCTTCTGGCGGCCTGGAGGCCGGTCCTCGTCGGGGCGCCGCAGGGAGTCCCAGGCTTGTCTCCTTTTCTGTCCCGGGTCTCGGGAGTCCTGCGCCCAGTGGCGGTGGCCCCCTTCGCGCACCTCCCAGCGCCGGGGTAGGGCTCCTCGGGGTTCCCTGGCGGCCCGTGGCTTCTCCTGCTTCCGAGGCCGCTCCTCCTTCCGCGGCTTCTCCTTCCGCGGCCGCTCCTCCCTCGGCGGCCTCTCCTTGCGAGGCCTCTCCTTCCGCGGAGGCTCCTTGGGCCCGCGCTTCTCCCCAGCAGCGCTGTCCGCACCCTCCCGCCTGCCGGGAACCTCAGCCTCCTCcttcgccgccgccgccgcctcctccgccTGGGGTGCCGGCGGTCCTAATGGGGGCGCCCAGGCCTTGGGCTTCGGCTGCAGCTGCCAGGCGGGTGGTGCGAGGCGCTGGGGTCAGCGCACACCTGCCCAGCGCGGGGTCCAGGCACCTTCCCCCCGCCGCCCACAGTCATTCAGTGGAAGCGCTTACCGGGGCTGCTGCTGGCTCCGGGGCAGAGCTGGGCGGTACCCATGGCTCAGGGACAGCCGCAGGGACGTCCGCTTCCCCAGCCACAGCATCTTGGAGGGGAGCGGAGTCAGCCcaggcggggaggcggggagctGCAGACCAAACCCGCCGCCCAGCCCTCCCCCCTGGAGCCCCGTCTGCCCTCCTGACCTTCGGGGCTGTAGCGCCCCCTTCCCTCCACATCTCCCTCGTGCCAGTTGCAAAAGGGCAGGCCCCGTTCCTCCGTGGGCTGTGGGAGCTCCCTGGCACATACCCCCCAAAGGGGGCTCATAGGGCCAGTCCTGGGGGGCAAGGACCTGCTCACCCACGGAGGAGACAGGTGTGCTGAGATACAATCTGGGAGAGGAAGGGCCCCCGGAGGAGGAGGCACTTTCTCCCCCAGCCAGCACAGAGGAAGGGCGCGCAAGGTCAGTGGCTGAACGGGGGTGCACAAGGTGGGGCGCTTGGGGGACCGAGGACCCCTCGCAGAGACCATGCCAGGGAGAAGGGGACCCCCCGGGGGAGAGCCAGGTATAGAAGACACCCTGCCTCCGGAGGGGAGGTACCAGCCCAACCCTTGGGAGCACGTGAGCTTCCCTGGGAGGGCCTGCGCCCAGGCTCACCACGGCACAGCTGGAAGGCTGACCCCAGCAGCGCCACGAATGAGGCCAGCACCAGACACTTGTTGAGGGACAGGTCTCCCCAGGGCAGCTCATCACTCAGGGCTGGAGCCGGGGGTGGCGGTAGCCGCTGCGGGGGTGGCGAGGCCTGTGCCTTCCTGCGCACGGGGCTCCGGGGCGCTGCGGGGAGCAAGGGGTGGGCTGGACGCGGCCCCATGgggctctgccctccctgcctgagGCCCTGGGCGGGGGGGTGAAGCCGCGCGTGCGTCAGAGCCTCACTGGGATGCGGGGGA from Mustela erminea isolate mMusErm1 chromosome 1, mMusErm1.Pri, whole genome shotgun sequence harbors:
- the AMH gene encoding muellerian-inhibiting factor: MRALLLRLLALVLWVTGSPRGARAPALPGEPGMGTEGLIFHQDWDWPPGSPQDPLCLVTLDQSGNRSGAPLRVVGVLRSYEHAFLEAVQRAHWGPRDLATFGVCTASAGQPALLPLQQLQAWLGEPGGRRLAVLHLEEVRWEPVVTLKFQAPPPGGAGPLELALLVLYPGPGPEVTVTGTGLPGTQNLCWARDTRYLLLAVELPAGAWHSPGVTLTLQPQGDGAPLSTAQLQELLLGPDPRCFTRKTPALLLLPLPGPTPVPARGLLDQVPFPPPRPSQEQEPEEPPPSADPFLETLTRLVRALRGPPTQASPPRLALDPGALAGFPQGLVNLSDPATQERLLDGEEPLLLLLPPPATATATATATATAGDAAPLRSPESGPWAAGLAHRVAAELRAAAAELRGLPGLPPAATPLLERLLALCPGAPGGSGGPGGPGGPLRALLLLKALQGLRAEWRGRERSGAPRAQRSAGAAAADGPCALRELSVDLRAERSVLIPETYQANNCQGACGWPQSDRNPRYGNHVVLLLKMQARGAALARPPCCVPTAYAGKLLIGLSEERISAHHVPNMVATECGCR
- the JSRP1 gene encoding junctional sarcoplasmic reticulum protein 1, with protein sequence MTTRALQELDGGLGSCQGEDLSMLADPCPEQPPEGRARATPRLADSSSWPHVSQAEGSPPGSVDARPKKTEKEPVAKVAPGPGKERLKAGASRKAQASPPPQRLPPPPAPALSDELPWGDLSLNKCLVLASFVALLGSAFQLCRDAVAGEADVPAAVPEPWVPPSSAPEPAAAPLQPKPKAWAPPLGPPAPQAEEAAAAAKEEAEVPGRREGADSAAGEKRGPKEPPRKERPRKERPPREERPRKEKPRKEERPRKQEKPRAAREPRGALPRRWEVREGGHRHWAQDSRDPGQKRRQAWDSLRRPDEDRPPGRQKHRAGKGRD